Part of the Zingiber officinale cultivar Zhangliang chromosome 8A, Zo_v1.1, whole genome shotgun sequence genome, gtacaaaagccatccaatggccatagaggtttgggatacaaaccaaaggctaagaaggatgtgccctcttaccatagagttccatatagttatggaacaaaccctaggtctagtggtcaagccaaaaatactagggaagtcatccctaagagtatttttgcaataaatgtgactaagacttctaagaagtctaagaaagtcacaaacaaggtcacaagggaggttatccctagagttgacctagaaaatgtgaccaaggcttctaagaagcccaacaaggtcactagaaaggtatctagggaagttatccctagtgagtacctagagcatccaaggagcaccaataggtgttgggttcctaggagcatcttctctaccccatagatgggttagagagtgtcaactccgattagaagggtagttaacccaactttgaggaaattgacactcaaggagcattttcaaggttttagttaacctttgaaaatgaaatggaattattgattactccttgaaagagtaaaatgtgccaaatggtgaaaaattgtttttatcttaaaatggcacaaattgggaaaaccataagaactatcaagttgggattttggtatgttcttaggcaatttaaggcaatccgggccttaaatttaaaagtgctactcttgaggaaacatggaatatgccaacatttgaggacatgtttattttcaattggcatacattaaatcaaggaaattagaaatgccaatttaggttttggcattctcttgtagcactttagggcaatctaggtttaaggtgtaagtttagctaagactttaaggatacttagatagttaatctaggtatattttatttatgctaaatcttgccatgattgtttgcccatcatatgccatgacatcatgtctagttttgcattcatgttttattatggaaaatccaaaaataccatgtcatgacattcatacatcatgtagtaataggatattttcttttgaaaattattttctgttgatgtatgccataacataatcatgcatttagtttaattccttgtaattaaggacgaatggcatttaacgacacttattaacaagtgacatcctgggtggatgtctaatatctctaaaatgcctagatagatatgcatgatccctagaatagggcaaaaccaaattttacatctcacaaagacctctaaggtgacttgtatgtgttttagtgcatattatatacaagtgagatgttaggatgatgaacaaagctcaagatgttgatttagtgcatttctttgagttttaaattcatcaaaacacatagttatgtgttttcccatcattgggaaagctaatgtacaagtcatgtgcattaagcccaaggaatgtgatgggatattggttttggaaatgtttttaaaatgtttttggaaaaccttggtgaaggctatctttagatagtaatcaccattgaatagttagacacaaacttgaagaaaaacactaaagtttttgcaagttttcaagtttgtgtcaatctttgaaaatatgatgtattttcatataaagctatttttccatgattaagtatgccctaaataatgtctacacgaaatttcataatttttggatttttgtagaattttctaggggtttctgaagttgactgaaatggaatttcagcaactatcagagctccgatcgatccatggatcgattggagttcctgaatcgatccatggatcgattcaaacggcaattcccgcgagcagaagctcgttggatcgatcagccgatcgatccagggagtctgaatcgatcagtggatcgattcagaaaggttcaatcgattggaacccaactccaatcgatccaagttgctgattttggctgggaaggcttgatttcagcatctttgaacctctttgagtctaggtaaccattccaaaccccttaaatacatttgtatacatacaaagggtgttttcatgttgaaaacaaggatggattggttaacgaagactaagtagaagtttaggttgaggttgtttcaaattttaaatatttgaacctcaaaacttctaaatttgggtttcctaatgttttagggattccaagtcattgttggtgcaatgacagaagttaccaccatgtctttagggggagggactctttaaagacatgaaaattatttttcatgaaccttggaaggtggttaaccttctgttgtgaacttgctcaaggttgagcatttaaacttgaaatgggaagaaatggggagtggatatcctcattatttcaagtggacactcaagtggtagataatgctcaaggttgggtagttgtctacattgagggagaagttaaggataaatgaagggtatgggaccttcattatcgtgttgatcacaacgagtgatgttgtgaacaacgatgagcaactcttcagggggagagtcttcaacaaatggatttgttgaagtgtgcccagaattggagcataggttgatgtgtgtccaacgatgggttgatgtgtgccaatagggggagaatgtatggttaagtttaggctttcattacctatgggaaggtcatagggggagaatgaaaggactcatgaaagggagtaagttaggctttcattacctagagggagtttgccctcttagggggagaatgaagagcttaatttatgctttcattacctagtggcatgaagaaggaggctatgggattagcctaacttacatatgggattgtaagtgttattgtggtattgtcaaacatcaaaaagggggagattgttggtgcaatatccctcaggtcaaggttgacctgggtaaccaagctgagtcttggtttgggtttagatgtttgacaataagatattgattgaagaagagtcaagtaggtcaaggttgaccggatacttgactgggaagtcctaactgggatgttaggcaaaatgaaagacctagtgagtgaagctaggcagtatgaaagtcctggtgagtgaagccaggcagaaggaagtcctggtgagtgaagtcaggcagaaggaagtcctggtgagtgaagccaggtgaaagtcctagtgagtgaagctaggcagatggaaatcctggtgagtgaagccaggtgaaagtcctagtgagtgaagctaggcagatggaaatcctggtgagtgaagccaggtgaaagtcctagtgagtgaagctaggcagatggaaaaccctagtgagtgaagctaggtgaaagtcctggtgagtgaagccaggcaagggaaaatccagatggatcaaggatgatcggacatctggtgctgggaagtccaagtaggtcaaaggattgactggatacttggcatgaaagaaaagtccaagtaggtcaaagggattgaccggatacttggcacagagaaaagtccaagtgggtcaaagggattgaccggacacttggtaagggagtcctagcaggtcaagggagtgactagatgctaggcatgacataccaacaggtcaaggttgaccggatgttggtttgggaggtttgggacttggttttggacaaaaatcaagtgctggatcgatcagtggatcgatccagacctgtcccagcgaacagagagcctctggatcgatccagaggtcccaatcgatcagtggatcgattgggacgcggctgcttcgcgcgataagcgctggatcgatccgtggatcgatccaggcgcgtttccagagcacagaggcactctggatcgatccgtggatcgatccaaagcctccccgatcgattgggaatattcgaatcgatcgggatccgaccgttggcgtcgtttatagctgcaggcgtgtgatggctgcggcattgCTTCTCCGATTtactccagattactcgccagctcctccacagcgctctcaaagatcagatcgccagttcttgaaggatcttggaagctttccaagtcaagaggcggatcaaaggcaagaagagaagctagggttagggttttctgtactcattgtaagctttgcgcttgtattttgtttccctttcctttcttcttgtactgagagtcttgtagggcttctccgccctcggtagttaccgaaaaggagtgttttcatagtggagggtgcgtgcgtggtgtggatccttggactagtcacctcttgtgaggtggataccaagtaaaccaaccgtgttagcgttgttgtatttgtttctgtattttccgctgcatattcttgaagaaacgagcaacgccgagcaacgagcgaacgcgacgagctattcaccccccccccccctctagctacttttggtcctaacagatatgatatgttatgccttatgttatgagatgagttatgttgcatgatatgatatgctatgctcatgatatgatatactatgcccacgatatgatatgctatgcttcatgatatgatatgatatgcttaatgttatgaagatcacatgttatgttttatgttatgatatgaacatgttatgtttcatgatatatgtatgagaggcttatgtaagaagaaaaagcctaagagttgcttcccttaagttgagatcaagagcactcttcatggtatggcaaagagatgcttcccttaggatgggatcaagagctctcttcatgatatgacaagaaattatgacaagtatgataagctatgatatgcatgatgacatgatatgtatgacatgatattttattttatatggcttgtaccaagggtgggctccataagcgccccgaggtcgatggtctatgaaacggacctcgtaaaaagggatgggctcctcagtacgcccctaggtcgacggactatgaacggacctagatcactagtaggttcggggctagctaccctgtcctagggattgcgcgcattcatgtatgtatgtggtacaagtcgggccctcatgatgattatgttatgtttaagtatgtataagatatgttttaaaagagacatgatgcatatgtgcattccatgatacatgttttgaaaatatacatCTTGCATTTACATGCATATGTTTTATGAATTATTGATTATGCattattatgaacaggtatgagttatgatacatgattACAGGTTATgatatgttcccatgatatgtactcacatgctatgtcatgctatgttatgcttttTATATGACAaactatgttctatgttatgattctccatgctatgtcatgctatgctatgtttcacaTGTTATGTGGTATTACGTGccttatgttttatgagtaggaaaggagctcactaagcctttgggcttatagttttacgtttccttgtactgcagataagggcaaggaatggatgaactaaggggagcagcaggaagggcgatgatgatgtgtgtggaagtggcatggtggatagatcaaattaagtttaaatttatattgactaaattgtgcatgtgaactaagttttgGGCCCTATGTTTATGATGATGGTTGAGCTAGTAGGTTATGCTCTCATGATAGTTTGCCATGTTAGActtattatgatatggtaaaagtttaataagttatgattcacatgccatgtttaagacaatcaaatgcatatgataaaattttcaagtacgtcttccgctgccatgagttcatatgcattagtatgttaggcGAATGAAAGTAACTCCGTCCCTCTaagggcagtcagagtgtccatggaagggcgggcgttacagaagatgtgcagcggaataaacaaaAAGAAGCACACTCTATAATGCTAACACTgtaaatttacttggtatccacctcaagaagaggtgactaatccaaagatccacacactGTGAGATTGAAGACGCAAGTGAAACTCGCCCGGCGGGAGGCGCCAGGTCCGACGGACGACGGATACGGCGGGAGcgagagagaaaaagagagagcGGCGATGGAGATTTTAATTTGGAAAATCTCCCACGCATATACACACATACATACACACATGGTAAATCTaaggggcgtttggttctctcctagaaaTCGGAAggggaatgagtatcatagtattatggaatgagaatgggtatcattcttaaaaatgatgtttggttagttaaatattttcaatcggaataaaCCTAAATTCccttttttacccttacaggaaaataagagaacaaattagatgggagagacagttgaatgtgagagaaacatatgatgagagaaaatgttgagagagaaagtgtgatgagaaagaaaatgtgttgggaaaaatgaagagagagaaagtattatgagagaaaatgaaaaagtgaggagagagaaagtggatTGAGAgaaaaagagtgatgggaaaaataaagagagagaaagtatgatgagagaaaatgagagactgaggagagagaaagtatgttgagagagaaagagtgatggaaaaaatgaagagagagaaagtatgatgagagaaaatgagaaactaaggagagagaaagagtgatggataAAATGAAGAgcgagaaagtattatgagatgaaatgaaaaagtgaggagagagaaagtatgatgagagataaagtgggttgagagagaaagagtgatgggaaaaaataaagagagagaaagtgtgacgaGAGAAAATGAGACGCTGgggagagagaaattatgataagagagaaagtgtgacgaGAGAAAATGAGACGCTGgggagagagaaattatgataagagagaaagtgtgctgagagagaaagtgtgattagagaaaataaagaaagagagagtgatgagagagaataaagagagagaagcTGTGATGAGAGAAAACGAGGAGAAAGAGTATGCtaagagagattgaagagagagaaagtgcgatgagagagaaagtatgatgaaaaaataaggagaaagtgtgtaatgggagagaaagtgtgatggaagataatgaagagagagaaaatgaggagagagagtctatgatgagagagaatatagagagaaaattataGAGAGTGTATGacgagagagaatgaggagagaaaaagtatgttgagaaaaaaaatatgatgataaaataaggagagagaaaatattatgAGATAGAACAAAGAGATAgagtgtgaaattaaaaaaaaaattgaacaaatatactaagggtatttttgtctaaaacttaattcacattcCTATTCCATCAAAACTCAAAAGAgggggtgggtttcatccatacccaagtttttgggttttattccgaaatcttgattccatttccatcaaccaaacacaaggtttgggaatgaatccattccctcattccaaACCCATAAATCAAACGTCACCTAAATGATCTGACCAactagaaaataaatttaaagttttaattaatatatgtcattttataaataaaattaattagtaatatatagagataatttttaaaattttaatagaaaaatatatagaaacaaataattaacttataaaatatgatattatttgAATACCCTTAATAATAATCTAAAAATTAGAGGGAAAAAACCTATTCTATTCTGACGGACAGATGGTAACCATGTAAACTCTGTTTATAGATATGAAAATATTACCCTGCCCCATCAATTTGGACGCAGTTCCTGTCTGTCTCGATGTTTCGGCAATGCGTCGATATCTGCACGCTATAAAGCTGTGAATTTTGATATTCCATTGACGAACGCTCCGTCCGGTGAGTGCCATAGAAACACGTTTTACTTCCAACTCAATTAAAATAGTTAACTGCCATCGAACCAcctctattatatatataatacctCTGGCCGGCCAGCTTTGGAAAGTCCTCGGCTTATCCATAATCCATATATATTTCTATCTTTATCAAAATCCATTTCTAGTCTATTAAAGAGAGCATTTCAATATGAACAGTAGCTATATTCGAGTCAAAAAATGAAATTTGCATTGCCTCGCGGAAGATCACATCAAGACGTTCTAATTAAGCGTACATCAATTAAATTATTGGTGGATTCTCATTTACacgttttctttgtttttcagcTCATTCAATGTATTCCGATTTCATATATCGACTATAGTTAATTGCATGATGAAAACGTCAAGATTCCACTTAAATTATTGGGCTCTTGCTGTTTCTCGTTCTATATATTTAGCTCTCTTTCTCACGATCAATCAATGAATTACCGCAGCAGCTGATTTAATTAGCTCCTCAAATATATTCCATCTCTTTAATTCGCCCCTAGCTACAATAACAAGAATAATCATATATACACCATGGCGAGCGATGGAACTGATCCGGTCACCTCCGATTCAAAGCCTCCGCCATCCCTCGGGAAGAGGATCACCGTCCTTTCCATCGACGGCGGAGGTGTTCGCGGGCTGATCCCCGCGACGATCATCGACTTCCTTGAATCAGAACTGCAGgtacgatatatatatatatatatatatatatatatatatatatatatatttatatgcaGTCATAAATATCCGATCGACGTACCgagagattaagttaattatattaattcttggtgTTGCAGAAACTCGACGGGCCTGATGCGAGAATAGCTGACTACTTCGACGTGATCTCCGGCACGAGCACCGGTGGCCTTGTCGCCACCATGCTCGCCGCTCCCGGAGAGAATAACAAACCACTGTTCGCTGCCAAGGACGTTGTTCAGTTCTATTTGGATCACAGTCCCAAGATTTTTCCACAGCAAAGGTTAGAATTAATATATCttttatatgtatatttttttatataggaCAAATTTTTGGATAATTAGGATGAaggatgaaaattaatttaagaattttactatttatttatttttttatttatttatttcaggTCTCCGTTCCTGAGTTCAGCACTGAACTTTGTGGGTGCTCTCGCTGGGCCAAAATACAATGGCAAGTATCTTCGCTCAAAGATTCAGGAACTCTTAGGCAACACAAAATTAAGTCAAACTTTGACCAACATCGTCATCCCTACTTTTGACATCAAAATTTCTCAACCCATCATCTTCTCCACTTATGAGGTAATTAAACTAATTACTTAACCCGGCCCACTCTTCTCCACTTATGAGGTGATCAGGTGATCCATATTAATTCATATTTTTCTCGCAGACGGAGAAGAATCCGTTGAAGAACGCTCTTCGGTCGGACATCTGCATCAGCACCTCCGCCGCCCCCACATACCTCCCGGGGCATTACTTTGAAACCCATGACGATCAAGGAACGACGAAGAGCTTCAACCTCATCGACGGCGGCGTGGCGGCAAATAACCCAGTAAATTCACACACCCGCGCACATCTAAATAGATATTCTCTGCTCGTAATTAATCTAGGAGCTAACTAGTTCTTATATGTGCTATACATTATTGATCATGAACAGACGATATCCGCCATAAGCGAAGTGACGAAGCAGATTCTGAAATCGAACACGGATTTCGACTCGTACGAACCGGTCGACTACAGTCGGTTTCTGGTGCTCTCGATCGGGACTGGAACACCTAAACAGGAGGAGAATTATAGCGCACAGACGAGCGCTCGATGGGGCTTGCTCGGTTGGTTATACAACGGAGGAAATACTCCCATCATCGACATTTTCTCCCAGGCGAGCTCCGACATGGTGGATATCCATCTAGCACATGTTTTTCAGGCACAGGACAGTGACGGCCGTTACTTTCGCATACAGGTACctatttaacaaaaaattaatcATTCATTTTAAAATCGTACCAAATTCATCGATTAATCTAGCTAATTgaataaaacaaacaaattaatgaactaaatgatatatatataggaGGATACTTTGACTGGCGATGCGACTTCTGTGGATAAGTCGACGGAGAAGAACTTACAGAATTTGGTGGATATCGGGAAGAAACTGCTGGAGAAGCCGGTGTCGAGGGTGAACCTGGAGACAGGCCTGTCGGAGCCGGTGGTGGATGGGAAGGGAGGAACCACATCGAACAGAGATCGACTCGTCTACTTCGCCAAGAAGTTGTCGAGTGAAAGGAAGCGTCGGCAGGAGAGTTTGGCTTCTAATGCGTGAGAGTTGTGGATCCTGTTCATTACTCAGCATCATCAATAATTAATGTTGTTCgtctaaaaatatataaataaatagtcATCAATAATTAATGTTGTTGGGATTGCACCAATTTATCAAACTTGTAAGCATGATTAATTTGTTTAAGCTATTCAATGGAAGCACGTACGTGATTGTTCTGTAGGAAAACTCTGCAGTATAATGCCTGTTGTTGCAAGGCATAATGGAACATAGAAAAAGATACAAATACAAAAGGAATAATCAGATCCAAGTAACAACAACGAACTTTCTACATGAATGAGTCAGCTTTTGTTGCTCATTAGTGCTCTTGAATAATAGGCTGTTTAGATAGCAAATGATTGACCATTACAAAAATTTAGCATAAAACCAGGACAATTTTCTAGCTACCTGATGAACACCATATCTTatctattttgaattttattagtGGTGTCTGATAAGGTTCACTCTATCAAATCATGCTGTTAGAATCCACACGAATTTTTATTCCCATCCACTCTACAAAATTCAGTAAAACACTTATTAATAACCTCTTCCGCCAAACTTAACAATCTGACATAACTACTATATATGCAGGTGAAAACAATACAAATGAGACTTTTCTCTCTTGAACTTATGGATCTGTTTAATTTCATCTTCTTGACTGCCGAAGAAGTAGCATGAGAATGATTACTATGAAAGCAATAACCATACATTGAA contains:
- the LOC122010292 gene encoding patatin-like protein 2 codes for the protein MASDGTDPVTSDSKPPPSLGKRITVLSIDGGGVRGLIPATIIDFLESELQKLDGPDARIADYFDVISGTSTGGLVATMLAAPGENNKPLFAAKDVVQFYLDHSPKIFPQQRSPFLSSALNFVGALAGPKYNGKYLRSKIQELLGNTKLSQTLTNIVIPTFDIKISQPIIFSTYETEKNPLKNALRSDICISTSAAPTYLPGHYFETHDDQGTTKSFNLIDGGVAANNPTISAISEVTKQILKSNTDFDSYEPVDYSRFLVLSIGTGTPKQEENYSAQTSARWGLLGWLYNGGNTPIIDIFSQASSDMVDIHLAHVFQAQDSDGRYFRIQEDTLTGDATSVDKSTEKNLQNLVDIGKKLLEKPVSRVNLETGLSEPVVDGKGGTTSNRDRLVYFAKKLSSERKRRQESLASNA